From the genome of Miscanthus floridulus cultivar M001 chromosome 10, ASM1932011v1, whole genome shotgun sequence, one region includes:
- the LOC136489996 gene encoding mini zinc finger protein 1-like, whose product MGPQQDRSSSMANGTAAARSKEAKVVHYRECQRNYAASIGGHAVDGCREFMASGAVGTAAALACAACGCHRSFHRREVEAGDDRDCSSTSTSTTSG is encoded by the coding sequence ATGGGGCCTCAGCAAGACCGGTCGTCGTCCATGGCGAAcggcacggcggcggcgaggagcaaGGAGGCGAAGGTGGTGCACTACCGGGAGTGCCAGCGCAACTACGCGGCGTCCATCGGCGGGCACGCCGTGGACGGGTGCCGGGAGTTCATGGCGTCGGGCGCGgtgggcacggcggcggcgctggcgtgcGCGGCCTGCGGGTGCCACCGCAGCTTCCACAGGCGCGAGGTGGAGGCCGGCGACGACCGCGActgctcctccacctccacctccaccacctccggTTGA